A window of the Streptomyces luomodiensis genome harbors these coding sequences:
- a CDS encoding ABC transporter ATP-binding protein — MIEAVGLTKRYGAKTAVYNLSFQVRPGAVTGFLGPNGSGKSTTMRMILGLDEPTAGHVTVGGYPFRKLPNAPRQVGALLDAKAVHGGRSARQHLLCLAQLSGIPARRVDEVLGVVGLQNVARKRSKGFSLGMGQRLGIAAALLGDPQVLLFDEPVNGLDPEGILWVRNFMKQLASEGRTVFVSSHLMSEMALTADHLIVIGRGQLLADMSVKDFISYNSADFARVRTPEGDPQQREKLTAALSEAGGQVLPEQDGALRVTGLPLPRISDLAHGADVRLWELSPHQASLEEAYMRMTQGAVDYRSTLDERAALQQAVPGAVPQGGPYGYAPAAPGQPVGFPPGTVLPGYAEPPAPPQPHAPGMAIPAAPASPAAPAGPAAPAAPAASAAAPAAPAAPAMLPTAPPAPPAQPPAAPPAPADLNKSDTEDAR; from the coding sequence ATGATCGAGGCAGTCGGCCTGACGAAGCGCTACGGCGCCAAGACGGCCGTGTACAACCTGTCCTTCCAGGTGCGGCCGGGTGCCGTCACCGGCTTCCTCGGGCCCAACGGGTCGGGCAAGTCCACCACGATGCGGATGATCCTGGGCCTCGACGAGCCCACCGCCGGCCATGTCACGGTCGGCGGCTACCCGTTCCGCAAACTGCCCAACGCCCCCCGCCAGGTGGGCGCGCTCCTCGACGCCAAGGCGGTGCACGGCGGCCGCAGCGCACGGCAGCATCTGCTCTGCCTCGCCCAGCTGTCCGGGATTCCGGCCCGCCGGGTCGACGAAGTGCTGGGCGTGGTGGGACTCCAGAACGTGGCGCGCAAGCGCTCCAAGGGCTTCTCCCTCGGCATGGGACAGCGTCTGGGCATCGCGGCCGCCCTCCTCGGCGATCCCCAGGTGCTGCTCTTCGACGAGCCGGTCAACGGCCTGGACCCCGAGGGCATCCTCTGGGTCCGTAACTTCATGAAGCAGCTGGCCTCCGAGGGCCGCACCGTCTTCGTCTCCAGCCATCTGATGAGCGAGATGGCGCTCACCGCCGACCATCTGATCGTGATCGGGCGCGGACAACTGCTCGCCGATATGAGCGTCAAGGACTTCATCTCCTACAACTCGGCGGACTTCGCACGCGTCCGCACCCCCGAGGGCGATCCGCAGCAGCGCGAGAAGCTGACCGCCGCGCTGAGCGAGGCGGGCGGCCAGGTGCTGCCGGAGCAGGACGGCGCGCTGCGGGTGACCGGGCTGCCGCTGCCGCGCATCAGCGATCTGGCGCATGGGGCGGACGTCCGGCTGTGGGAGCTCTCCCCGCACCAGGCGTCGCTGGAAGAGGCGTACATGCGGATGACGCAGGGCGCGGTGGACTACCGCTCGACCCTCGACGAGCGCGCCGCCCTCCAGCAGGCGGTCCCCGGCGCGGTGCCGCAGGGCGGGCCGTACGGCTATGCGCCGGCCGCTCCGGGACAGCCCGTGGGCTTCCCGCCCGGGACCGTGCTGCCGGGGTACGCGGAACCGCCGGCCCCGCCGCAGCCGCACGCCCCGGGCATGGCGATCCCCGCCGCGCCGGCCTCTCCCGCCGCGCCGGCCGGTCCTGCCGCTCCCGCTGCTCCGGCCGCCTCCGCCGCCGCGCCCGCGGCACCCGCCGCGCCCGCGATGCTGCCCACCGCTCCCCCGGCTCCCCCGGCTCAGCCGCCCGCGGCGCCGCCCGCCCCCGCAGATCTGAACAAGAGCGACACCGAGGACGCCCGATGA